Proteins co-encoded in one Myxococcales bacterium genomic window:
- a CDS encoding TRASH domain-containing protein, translating to MIKSWMVLLAAMVVAGCERPESGSGTSSSGSTTQTLLERVESKKVCMVNNRYMGQDQTAVVVDDKTYYGCCPGCEKRLKEEPAVRSATDPVSGHRVDKASAVIGKRKTGGDENVLYFESDETFTTFGSKENRGGR from the coding sequence ATGATCAAGTCGTGGATGGTTCTCCTTGCGGCGATGGTGGTGGCGGGTTGCGAAAGACCCGAGAGCGGGTCCGGGACGAGCAGCTCGGGCTCGACCACTCAGACGCTGCTCGAGCGTGTCGAATCCAAGAAGGTATGCATGGTCAACAATCGGTACATGGGTCAAGACCAGACCGCTGTCGTCGTGGACGACAAGACCTACTACGGTTGCTGCCCCGGATGTGAGAAGCGACTGAAAGAAGAACCGGCAGTCCGTAGCGCGACCGATCCCGTCAGCGGCCATCGCGTCGACAAAGCCAGCGCCGTCATCGGCAAGCGCAAGACCGGGGGCGACGAAAATGTACTCTACTTCGAGAGCGACGAGACCTTCACGACGTTTGGCAGCAAAGAGAACCGCGGCGGACGATGA